AACACGACGATCATAGGTTTGGCGatggtggtgctagtactagtagtgcACGCCTTCGTGTGGACTTCAAGGTCGCAACGTATGGTAAAGGAACCATTGTGGCCCATGTATCGGGACTTTGCAGAATTCACCATGATGAACTTTTGAAACCCCCAGGTTTCACGTACCCTAGTAAAAATATCTTCAACAAAGCACAATCGACAGTGATTTGCCACTAGGGTCACCGGTCCGGAACGTCTTGGACAACTTGACCCTAGCAGTTCCAGGTCAGACCATAAACGGAGGTAGACGGATATGTGCTCCCCACCCTCCAACCGCCTATGTTGAATATGACTGAAGTGATTACTTGGCCAACACCATGGCTCCTTTGCACTGAGCTAAAGTTGTGGATATTAAACTCGTGCATGCCGTGGTGTTGTTGGTCGATGGATACCGGAGGAGGAGGAAAGAGAGCTAGTGTGTGGCAACTCTCTCATTGACCTCAATTATAAAAGAGCTGCATGTTTCCTTGAGCTCCTCATACTCCTTGGTCGCCTTCACCGCGTCGTACATATCAGGGCTAGATGTTATGTACTTGATGCAGGAATCCTCGAGCTGACAGCACCTTTGGCGGCCCCGCACTAGCAGCAAAGTCGTCATGACAGTTGCCAGATCGATGCTCTCGCATAGTATGTTCTCGCACATGAGCTCGACGCTTCAACGAAAAAATAGCGTGCTATAACGACGCTATAGCGCTGTTATAGCGTATTCAGAAGGAAACACTATATTTTAGCAAATTCAGCCGCTATGACGTTATTCACGTAATTAGCGCGCTATAGGGCGTTATAACGTTGTTGCGTGTAGCGTTATAGCGTCCAAATGATGAAAAATATTAGAAAAATAGGGAAGCACAGGTTTATTTTGTCGTTATTGCACCGTAGATGTAGGCTAGGTGTTCAGTGTTCAGAGTTGATATATGTTAAATAGATTGACTACATTTTACATTCAGTTTAAAATATGTGCTTCCTATCTGGCTAGATTATGTCTCTCTATATTGGTGTCTTAAGGTACTGAAATACTTTATTTGTGGATATATTTCGCATTTTTTGCAAACGCTATTTTTAAATATAGCACGCTATTAACGCGCTATAACTTGTGTAACATTTTGAGAAGGGGCCCGCTATATTTTGTAGCGCACTATTTTTTCGTTGGATCATACCGATCAGCGGCCACAAGCAGCTTGTGTACCATGACTTCACGGCCCCTCGCCATGAATTCCTTTTTGAAATTATTATGACTGCTTCCTGATTCCTAGCCGTTGTTTGGCTTGACGGGAAGCTCGTCAGTATAGATGAATTGGAGCATGACCCTGAATGTGGAGGCACGCATGTCCTCGATCCTGACACGTTGAGCGGTGCTCTCCCTCATGTGACCAAAGAGCTCCGCGGCGAAGACCGGCAACCGCATAGCAAGCACAAGCCTGTGGGCGCGGAACACGGTTTCCTCGACGAGGAAGGTCACTTTTGATGAGTGGGGGATCTTTGCCGGACGTAGTAGAAGCTGCTGCAAATCCCGGGGGGATGGTGGGCGCCGGCACCATGGAGATCAAGTACTTTGTTGGGGGAATGGACctcgggcaggcaacggaacccggatcctttaCAAAAACATCGAGGCCACCAACCCTCCTCAATCCGGTTGGCCCTGGCTGGCTTCCTAGCGTAACCCAGCCAGGTGTCGCAACCCGGTCTGCCGGCTGGCGCGTGCCAGCTGGTCCCAAGAAGCCAACCTCCAGCGACAAGTAAACATGGCTACAACACTTCCTCCTTTGCGCCGGCCCCGACGGCCGCGGCAGTCCTGCCGACCAAGCCACCGTCTGGAGGCGCAACCCTGTAGCGAGGCGGCGCTGCCGCCCCATGACGCCCGGCACGGCATTGCCAACAGTACCCAACAGCCAGCCGTACCCGGGCCGGAGGTCCCGGTACGACCCGCACCGGATGGACCCAGCGAGACCCGCGCCGGCGGGCCCGACAGACTCGACGGCCCCCACAGCCGGCTCCTAGACACTGACTCCAGGGCCCTGCACCCATGTAACATTACCACTGTATCCGGGAGGGGGGCAGCCTATAAGACCCCCCGGtgctcctccatgcagaaggtcGATCGTTCATCAGTAGAACACACTCACACGGAGAAGGAGCAACCTATGCACTAGCCTGCATTCCTTCCTCCCAAAAACAGCagcaggagcaagcttgtatCCACCTCATATAaaccacactcggcaggactaaGGGTGTTGTCTCTCCAGAGAGCCCCAAATCTGGGTACGTCTTGTGTCCCACACTTGCGCgtgccaacctcgcctctggagcccaccggtGTCCTTGTCCTGTCCCCCCTTTTAGCCATCCCATGGCATCCGCCGTGAGACCACcacaacagttggcgcccaccgtggggcagctcgAGGCATCGGCCAGAGTCACGTTCCAGACGGGGCCCTTCACCGACTGCGGCGTGCACGGTTTGGTCCCCGCGCCCAGCTCGGTGCCGGCCAGCCCCGCCGGCTCGTCCGTCGTCCCCTTTGGCGCACCACACATCTCCGACGCGCTCGCCTCCGACGAGTACCCCAGCGACGAGCTCGACGTCACCGACTCCCCCGTCCCCGTTGGCTGCGACATCTCCGACGACGTGGCGGATCTCTGCACCCACGTAGAGGTGCTCGTCACCGGCTTCGCCTGTACTTCATCCAGCGCCGCGGCCAGGGCCGCAGCCGACTGGGCTAATACGTGACCCGCTGCAGAACCTCAGCGTCCTTATCACCACCGCCGCCAACACCACTGAGGCCAGGGTTTGGCTCGAGGAGGAGCGCGTGCGGTATGCTTGCCGGGTTGCTGGATGACACCCCATCAAGGTCAGTGACCTTGCTTGAGGATCAAAATTCACTTCACCATTCTAGCTAGGTATTATAGTTTCATGCTTGCATCTTCCAATGTGCACTGCGGACTGCTATCTAGTTCTGGACATGCAAACCAGTTGTTTCTAGTTTGTTTCTGTTTGGATGTATGGTTAAGTCCATATGTGTTATTTCTGAAAGAATGCTTGCGTCCTTTTTATTTATCTCAATAGTTCGTTCATGTTGCTGTGTGTGTGGATGAATCCTTTCCGGTTTCATTGTCATATGTTGTGTAATACCGTAGGAATAAGTCTCTCATGTTTCCATCTGTCCTAATATTCCTCTTTATTGTATATATAATCCTTAATTTCATCTTTACTTACAGGTTCTGAAACTGACTGTGCATCCGTGAACATGTGTGTGTTTGTTGGATTGCATTCTCATCCTAGTAGTTTTTTTTGAGAATcaccgcggggggggggggggggggggggagttccccacctgaatatattacTCAAACGGCTGCAGAAGCAGCGAGTACAGAATTACAGCGGCACGGTGCAGCATGCAGAGAGGAAGGAACGCCACGAGAAGACGTCCTCCTTGTCACCCATGTCGAGACGGTGTGACCAAAGGTCTAGGTCAGAGATCAAGTTTCTAATTGTTATTAAAGAACGTTGATCGATTCTCCTAAACATCATGTCATTACGCGCTGCCCAAATCTTCTAGAGTAGAGCGAGGAGGACGAAGGACCAAGCATTCTTGGGTAGGTGTTGAGGCAGCGGGGTGTCCCAAAGCTCATTGAGATCGTCAGACGAGGGCAGGAAGCCTACTCGTTGCCAAATCCTATTGGCAAGAGGACATGTGATGAAGATGTGAGTGGAGTCTTCAGGTGATGTAGCACAGCGAGGGCATAGGTTGGAGGAGATTATATGCTTCTGGGCTAGGTTCACTCCAGTGTTGAGGCGATCTTTGaaaagaagccaagcaaaaatcTTGATCTTGCGAGGAGCCTTGGTGCCCCAGATGAGGGGGGCAATGAGATCCGTGTCTGGCTTGGTCATGAATGTGCCGTATGCTTGCTTGGTGGAGAAGTCATGCCCCTGGAGTAGGAATCGTTGATCTTCCTCAGTCGACGGCGTGAAGTCCTGCAAAACAGCCAAAAGCGAAGCAAGCTCTCGTTCTGCTGTTAGAGAGAGACGATTACGAAGGTTGGCTTCGATACCGAAGCGCAAAATGTTAGCTACTTTAACTAGTTGTAGGATGGAGTGCGAGAAGAGGTCCGGGAAGGTGGTAGCTAGGGGTTTTGGTGTGAGCCATGTATCCATCCAGAAGTATGTGTGTGTGCCACTGTTGGTGAGTACAAAGGTGATTGGCTGGAGGGTTGGATTCTGTTGGGTTATCGTGCGGCACAAGAAGGAGGTTTGGGGGGTCGAAGAGACGAAGgcgtttgggtgttggagatctAGCCAGTCTAGCCAAGGTGACTGAACGGAGGAGAGTGCTTTGACGGCAAACTTCATTAGGAGGCAGTTGTTTTGAACGTGTAGGTTTTTGAGCCCTAAACCACCGAATTTTTTTGGCGAGCAAACGTTTTTCCACGCAATCAGACATTGAGCACCCGAGCATGCATCTTCACCAGCCCAGAAAAATGACCTCCTTAGAGAGTCGATGACTTTGAGGGTCTTTTTTGGGATACGGAATACATACATGAAGTATGTAAGGAGGGAGTCGAGGACCGCGGATATGAGGATGAGTCGATCGCCTTTGTCTAAAAGTTTTGCGCGCCAACCATTTAGTAATTTCTGAGATCGGGCAATCAAGGGAGCGAACGCATTGCAGGGGGGCTTGGTGGGGGCAAGGGGGAGTCCTAGGTAAGTTTGAGGGAAGGGTGCGCGCGAGCATCCCATGGCGAGAGCAGCAGCATCAGCTATGTTTTCATCTGTGTGTAGGGTGGCCATGTTAGTTTTGGAGAAGTTGATGGTGAGGCTGGTAGCTTGCGCAAAGTTATTTAGGATTTTTTTTGAGGGCTGTGGCAGCAAGGGGGGGGCGGCTGCGATAATAAGTGTATCATCGGCGTATTGGAGAGTTTGATCTGCTGTGTCGATGAAAATCCACAGGAGGCTGCAAAATGGTCGGGAGTTACCAAAGTTTTGTCTCCCTTAATTAACTAATCGCTGACTCAGTTTCAATTGTTGACCCGCCCGCTGAGTTCAGCATGAAGTTTTGGTTTGACGTTTTCATTGCGGTGCTTGCAGAATGATGTCGTGACAGTACTGCACAATTAATTAATAACGGCGAAAAACATCACAGTGCTTTTCGTCGTGCCCACACGCTGTGGAGACGCCGGCATGCTAGAGCTATGATGGCGAAGTTACTGGATGTAGGACCTATGGCATACTATGACTGTTGACTTGTTTCAGTGAGAACTTCAGTGCTTGTGTCAGAACCTGTAAGATTTTACCTTGCACCAATTAATCAATCAGAGAACTCATGATTCTACATGTCACAACCCTACTTTAGTGTTTACAGATTACAAAGAGATTCCCCAATCCGTAAAAGAAAAGGTGGATGCCAAGCTGAATAGCTGTGAGATGTCTGGAGCTGGGATTCTGAAAAGTATGTGTAAGTTCTTCTGGCTTTCTCTCAAATACTAACTTCTTCGTATGCGTGCGCTTATGTAGAAACAACAAATGCCTCAGATATCTACTAAAAGATCATGTGTTGATGATATTTGAGCAAAGAAGTTTGTAATTTCCCAATCTACGTTACTACTAATCCTATTTTGATGCAATGCATATCTTCTAGAATCCCTGTAGATTTTATGTTGATCTAAATATTGTATTAACTTATCTGTACAGTTGAATATGGAGTTGCTAAGCGTCCTGTAGCGTAGAGACTAATATACCATTTTGCCAAGATAGTTACACTTCTTGTGGTAAAGTTTACTGTATCAATTTTGTACGAAAATGTACCTTGTTTTACCAAATTATCTTGTTACTAACTTTTGCATTGTTGCACTAAAATTTGACTTGCTACTGTTGTactaaggcatatttccttctgATTTGATGCGACCGAGCCTCTGCAGATTCGATGCGGCCGAGAATCCCATTAGTGGTCAGCGCAAGGCCGGGCCACGAGCTCACCGGTGAGGGCTCCACCCTCGACTTCCTGTTCGACCGGTGGAGCAGAGCCCTCTCCTGCTATCTCCTGTCGCGCGTTCGAGGGAGTCGCACTATTGCTGCTCGCGTCCTCAGGAGCAGTTACGCGCGTGTCCGTACTCCTATAAATTTTCTCTCTGTGGGCTGCAGCTTGGGTCAATTGGGAATGACATTCGTCACTGAGCATCCCAATTTTAACTGCCAATTTGGCTTTTCTTAACACGTGCATGTCAATTTAGCAGAAGCAAGTGTCTTGTGCAGTGCAGTTTGGTTAATTTAACTTATTACTGCAATCGGTGGCTGCGAAGGCCTGTTCATGTTCCTTCCCTGTATTTATTTATAGAGTCAATTACATTGGTGGTGCCACAACTTGGCGTAAACGGTCACTTTAGTGCTAGAAGCTGTGTCATACATTAAAATGGTGCAAAAACTTGGCTCTGACGTGCAAATACGGTGATTATTCCGTTTGTATACGGAATCTGTGCTGACTAGGCAACAAAACATGTGTATCTAACCACTATGCAATATGTTTTATACTTTCAACTATGCTTAACAGAATATATATACCTTCGGTACATAGGTGGAGTTTAAATGGGCTGCAAATATTGCGGCCTATTTGCGCCAACTATTTTTTTTACGATATTTGTAAAACGTAAGTAATAAAACTTATATTCAAGCATTTATGTGTGATCAATATTATACAAACAAACGATGGTTTGTAAATATATATATTAATTTTTTTAATTAATATGGATATTTCTGTGTTATAACTTTCGATAATACAAACATTTTAATAATAATATAATTAACGTGATGAAATGTAAATGTGTGTATCTGTATTAACTTAAATAATATACATGATTGAATATTCAAATCAAAATTTTATATGTAGGAATATGAATATTTTTAATTATACAAACGTTGAACTATACAAATGTGCATATAATTATTAAAATGCTTGTATAATTGAAACAATATTTTTAGTTATAGTTTATGAAATATTTGTATTATATAAAATTATAATATATTTTTACTTCAGCATGTCAATTATATAATAGTCAGTCGAAAATGTATGGCAGAGTGGTTTGGACCGTATATGATGTAGCAAGT
The Aegilops tauschii subsp. strangulata cultivar AL8/78 chromosome 3, Aet v6.0, whole genome shotgun sequence genome window above contains:
- the LOC120975525 gene encoding uncharacterized protein, coding for MDTWLTPKPLATTFPDLFSHSILQLVKVANILRFGIEANLRNRLSLTAERELASLLAVLQDFTPSTEEDQRFLLQGHDFSTKQAYGTFMTKPDTDLIAPLIWGTKAPRKIKIFAWLLFKDRLNTGVNLAQKHIISSNLCPRCATSPEDSTHIFITCPLANRIWQRVGFLPSSDDLNELWDTPLPQHLPKNAWSFVLLALL